From Streptomyces asiaticus, one genomic window encodes:
- a CDS encoding peroxiredoxin, producing MDIGDVVEDFELPDESGTVRSLSGLLADGPVVLFFYPAAFSPGCTKQACHFRDIAAEFKELGAQPVGVSADSVEKQAEFAHAYSFGYPLLSDPEGTVRERFGVKRGIAAAPTKRVTFVIDTDRKVLEIVKSEFRMGVHADRALDALKARNG from the coding sequence ATGGACATCGGTGATGTGGTGGAGGACTTCGAACTGCCGGATGAGAGCGGCACCGTCCGTTCGCTCAGCGGGCTGCTGGCGGACGGCCCGGTGGTGCTGTTCTTCTATCCGGCGGCCTTCAGCCCCGGCTGTACCAAACAGGCGTGTCACTTCCGGGACATCGCGGCGGAGTTCAAGGAGCTCGGCGCCCAGCCGGTCGGGGTCAGCGCCGATTCGGTGGAGAAGCAGGCGGAGTTCGCCCATGCGTACTCCTTCGGCTATCCGCTGCTGTCGGATCCGGAGGGGACCGTGCGGGAGCGGTTCGGGGTGAAGCGCGGAATCGCGGCGGCGCCGACCAAGCGGGTCACCTTTGTGATCGACACCGATCGCAAGGTGCTGGAGATCGTCAAGAGCGAGTTCCGGATGGGCGTGCACGCGGACCGGGCACTCGATGCCCTGAAGGCGCGGAACGGGTAA
- a CDS encoding amidase has product METSCAVAAMRTCDRIEAEDGEILAFVPEPGRRERLARAARVADERWGDVDGRPPLYGVMVGVKDIVHVEGVPTGAGSDVPAEVLAGAEASLVGRLREAGALVAGKTVTAEFAVTAPGPTRNPHHLGHTPGGSSSGSAAAVAAGMVPLAVGTQTIGSMIRPAAYCGVLGFKPTHGRIPSDGVIPNAPTFDTVGLFAADVATLAPAAAVLCDGWRPSGEGGEAAAGRRPVLGVPLGPYLDRADAEARKSFAEWAGHLAAAGFTVRRVPFPDDFERVVAEQRVINRYELARSHAVWFPRHGERYREQTVEAIREGQRMSHDAYAAALRARAGFRERLVAAMDRDGIDLWITPAATGPAPYGLESTGNSVMSLPWSYAGAPALALPAGRAANSLPLGVQCVARPGADERLLGWAPDVESVLVGTSAPV; this is encoded by the coding sequence ATGGAGACCTCTTGCGCCGTCGCGGCCATGCGGACCTGTGACCGGATCGAGGCTGAGGACGGGGAGATCCTGGCCTTTGTGCCCGAGCCCGGGCGGCGGGAGCGGTTGGCGCGTGCGGCGCGGGTGGCGGATGAGCGGTGGGGGGATGTGGACGGGCGGCCGCCGCTGTACGGGGTCATGGTGGGCGTGAAGGACATCGTGCATGTCGAGGGGGTGCCCACGGGTGCCGGGTCGGACGTTCCCGCCGAGGTGCTGGCCGGGGCGGAGGCGTCGCTCGTCGGACGGCTGCGGGAGGCGGGGGCGTTGGTGGCGGGCAAGACCGTGACCGCCGAGTTCGCCGTGACCGCTCCCGGGCCCACCCGCAATCCGCACCATCTCGGCCACACCCCGGGCGGCTCCAGCAGTGGTTCGGCGGCGGCCGTGGCGGCGGGGATGGTGCCGCTGGCCGTCGGGACCCAGACGATCGGTTCGATGATCCGCCCGGCGGCCTACTGCGGGGTCCTCGGCTTCAAGCCGACCCACGGGCGCATCCCCTCCGACGGTGTGATCCCCAACGCGCCGACCTTCGACACCGTGGGCCTCTTCGCCGCCGACGTGGCGACCCTGGCCCCGGCGGCGGCCGTGCTGTGCGACGGATGGCGGCCGTCCGGCGAGGGCGGGGAGGCGGCGGCGGGGCGGCGGCCGGTGCTCGGCGTTCCGCTCGGGCCGTACCTCGACCGCGCCGACGCCGAGGCCAGGAAATCCTTCGCGGAGTGGGCCGGACATCTGGCGGCCGCCGGGTTCACGGTCCGCCGGGTGCCCTTCCCGGACGACTTCGAACGGGTCGTGGCGGAGCAGCGGGTGATCAACCGTTATGAGCTGGCGCGGTCCCACGCCGTATGGTTCCCGCGCCATGGCGAGCGGTACCGCGAGCAGACCGTCGAGGCGATCCGGGAGGGGCAGCGGATGAGCCACGACGCGTACGCCGCGGCCCTGCGCGCCCGTGCCGGCTTCCGCGAGCGGCTGGTGGCCGCCATGGACCGGGACGGCATCGATCTGTGGATCACCCCGGCGGCCACCGGCCCCGCCCCGTACGGCCTGGAGAGCACCGGCAACTCCGTGATGAGCCTCCCCTGGAGCTACGCGGGAGCCCCCGCTCTGGCGCTGCCCGCGGGCCGGGCGGCCAACTCGCTGCCGCTGGGCGTTCAGTGCGTGGCCCGGCCGGGAGCGGACGAGCGGCTGCTGGGATGGGCCCCTGATGTGGAGTCGGTCCTCGTTGGGACCTCCGCACCCGTATGA
- a CDS encoding MMPL family transporter, which produces MATFLYRIGRWAFRRRRLVGGLWLGVLVLAIAAAAMAPEGKEEDLSMPGTESQKAFDLLDERFPQSNSQAAEARLVFRAPDGQRMTARENKAAVEDALGSLEGGDQVASVADPYEDDAVSEDGTIAYSTITYTAGAVDLTESTKSALEDAASQARGAGLTVEIGGSALDAEEEPGGTTEIIGVAVAAVVLVLALGSLAAAGLSLLTAFVGVAIAFGLVSALAVPLGLTSTVAILALMLGLAVGVDYALFITSRYRDERARGSEPEEAAGRAVGTAGSAVVFAGATVFIALVGLGVVGIPELTKMGMGGAGAVALAVLVALTLVPALFGFFGRRVLSRAVRKAPAYRGSGSERPHRQPIAATPAKGLGTRWARFVLRRPVAVLLTAGLGLGAVALPALSLELGLPGDESKSVETTQRRAYDLLSEGFGPGFNGPLTVVVDTSESGNTQATTNLVVKTVRGVDGVASVGDPVLSRTKDTAVLTAVPRTAPNSGETKDLVHAIRGAVSGVEADTGAAILVTGTTAMNIDISEAMSDALVPYLTVVIGLAVLLLMVVFRSVLVPVKAALGFLLSVGAAFGVLVAVFQWGWAADLIGIEQTGPVMSLMPILIIGIVFGLAMDYEVFLFTRVREAHVHGASPGEAVVSGFRHSGRVVAAAAIIMISVFAGFIGMSSPTIQTMGVGLAAAVAFDAFVVRMAIAPAVLALLGHRAWWLPRILNRVLPNVDIEGEKLSRHAPASMTAPDTAVPRLPVGRD; this is translated from the coding sequence GTGGCGACATTTCTTTACCGGATCGGACGGTGGGCCTTCCGGCGGCGTCGGCTCGTCGGGGGTCTGTGGCTGGGCGTCCTGGTGCTGGCCATCGCCGCGGCCGCCATGGCGCCGGAGGGGAAGGAAGAGGACCTCTCCATGCCCGGCACCGAGTCGCAGAAGGCGTTCGACCTGCTGGACGAGCGCTTCCCCCAGAGCAACTCCCAGGCCGCCGAGGCCCGTTTGGTGTTCCGGGCCCCGGACGGGCAGCGGATGACGGCCAGGGAGAACAAGGCGGCCGTCGAGGACGCGCTCGGCTCGCTGGAGGGGGGCGATCAGGTCGCGTCGGTCGCCGACCCTTATGAGGACGACGCCGTCAGCGAGGACGGCACCATCGCCTACTCCACGATCACCTACACCGCGGGCGCCGTCGATCTGACCGAGTCGACGAAGAGCGCCCTCGAGGACGCCGCGAGCCAGGCCCGGGGCGCCGGGCTGACCGTGGAGATCGGCGGCTCGGCCCTGGACGCGGAAGAGGAGCCGGGCGGTACGACGGAGATCATCGGCGTGGCGGTGGCCGCGGTGGTGCTGGTCCTCGCCCTCGGGTCGCTGGCCGCGGCCGGATTGTCGCTGCTGACCGCCTTCGTGGGCGTGGCCATCGCCTTCGGCCTGGTCTCCGCGCTGGCCGTGCCGCTGGGCCTGACGTCCACCGTCGCCATCCTGGCGCTGATGCTGGGGCTGGCGGTCGGCGTCGACTACGCGCTCTTCATCACCTCCCGCTACCGCGACGAGCGCGCCCGGGGCAGCGAGCCGGAGGAGGCCGCCGGCCGGGCGGTGGGCACGGCCGGATCCGCCGTCGTCTTCGCCGGCGCGACCGTCTTCATCGCCCTGGTCGGCCTTGGGGTCGTCGGAATCCCCGAACTCACCAAGATGGGCATGGGCGGCGCGGGCGCCGTGGCCCTCGCCGTACTCGTCGCGCTGACCCTGGTCCCGGCGCTGTTCGGCTTCTTCGGCCGCCGGGTACTGTCCCGCGCCGTCCGCAAGGCACCCGCGTATCGCGGGTCGGGAAGCGAGCGCCCGCACCGGCAGCCCATCGCGGCAACCCCGGCGAAGGGCCTGGGCACCCGCTGGGCGCGGTTCGTGCTGCGCCGGCCGGTGGCCGTGCTGTTGACCGCAGGACTCGGCCTCGGCGCCGTCGCCCTGCCGGCGCTGAGCCTCGAACTCGGGCTGCCCGGGGACGAGTCCAAGTCGGTGGAGACCACCCAGCGCCGCGCCTACGACCTGCTGTCGGAAGGCTTCGGCCCCGGCTTCAACGGCCCGTTGACCGTGGTGGTGGACACCTCGGAGTCCGGGAACACCCAGGCCACCACGAACCTGGTCGTCAAGACCGTACGGGGAGTGGACGGGGTCGCGTCGGTCGGTGATCCGGTTCTCAGCCGTACCAAGGACACGGCCGTCCTCACCGCCGTCCCGCGGACCGCGCCGAACAGCGGCGAGACCAAGGACCTGGTGCACGCGATCCGGGGCGCGGTCTCCGGTGTCGAGGCCGACACGGGCGCCGCCATCCTGGTGACCGGAACCACCGCGATGAACATCGACATCTCCGAAGCCATGTCCGACGCCCTCGTCCCCTATCTGACCGTGGTCATCGGCCTGGCGGTGCTCCTGCTGATGGTGGTCTTCCGCTCGGTCCTGGTCCCGGTCAAGGCCGCGCTCGGCTTCCTGCTGTCGGTGGGTGCCGCCTTCGGCGTGCTCGTCGCCGTCTTCCAGTGGGGCTGGGCGGCGGACCTGATCGGCATCGAGCAGACCGGACCGGTCATGTCGCTGATGCCGATTCTCATCATCGGCATCGTGTTCGGCCTCGCCATGGATTACGAGGTCTTCCTCTTCACCCGGGTGCGGGAGGCCCACGTCCATGGCGCGTCCCCCGGCGAGGCGGTGGTCAGCGGTTTCCGGCACAGCGGACGTGTGGTGGCCGCGGCGGCGATCATCATGATCAGCGTGTTCGCCGGATTCATCGGGATGAGCAGCCCGACCATCCAGACGATGGGCGTCGGCCTGGCCGCCGCCGTCGCCTTCGACGCCTTCGTGGTCCGGATGGCGATCGCACCCGCGGTCCTTGCGCTGCTCGGCCACCGGGCCTGGTGGCTGCCTCGTATCCTGAACCGTGTGCTGCCGAACGTGGACATCGAGGGCGAGAAACTGAGCAGGCATGCCCCGGCCTCCATGACCGCGCCGGACACGGCGGTGCCGCGGCTCCCCGTCGGCCGGGACTGA
- a CDS encoding sensor histidine kinase, translating into MTNSGGGGPRPRGTWWREGALTATAFALCLLGGVVQEDGRTLSWPPAAAYFIAVVSCAVLPVRHRAPLAAMAATTAAGVLVPFLGVLLSPLIVAPAVITAYSLTARTERHAVSAVSLTSVALLVASTPLFGALSWKDASRVGAVAAFPLVAGVLGHSTQNRRAYLAAVEERARRAEKTRDSEARRRVAEERVRIARELHDLVAHQITLANAQASVAAHLFDTRPEQTRKSLKELVETTGDALDELRATVGLLRQSGDAAAPDEPAPGLSRLPTLLESFRRAGLEVSVHQEGTARPLPPGVDLTAYRIVQEALTNVTKHAGTGSARVRLVWNRDRVTITVADDGGGARTAPTAATGPSAVTGPRTATGRSTATGRSTATGPRTATGPDRPPGYGLIGMRERATAVGGHLSAGRRPEGGFLVSTQLPLPPAKDTVRRTDGATPLEDRMADGATDGGRTGGGEAGDAP; encoded by the coding sequence ATGACGAACTCGGGTGGCGGTGGCCCGCGGCCACGGGGCACCTGGTGGCGGGAGGGCGCGCTCACGGCGACGGCGTTCGCGCTCTGTCTGCTCGGCGGCGTGGTGCAGGAGGACGGCCGCACACTGTCATGGCCGCCCGCCGCCGCCTACTTCATCGCCGTGGTGTCCTGTGCCGTGCTGCCGGTGCGGCACCGGGCGCCGCTGGCCGCCATGGCGGCCACGACCGCGGCCGGGGTGCTGGTGCCGTTCCTGGGCGTTCTGCTGAGCCCGCTCATCGTGGCACCCGCCGTGATCACCGCCTACTCGCTCACCGCGCGCACCGAACGGCACGCGGTGAGCGCGGTGTCGCTCACCTCCGTGGCGCTGCTGGTCGCCTCCACCCCCTTGTTCGGGGCCCTCTCGTGGAAGGACGCGAGCAGGGTGGGGGCGGTGGCGGCGTTCCCGCTGGTGGCCGGCGTGCTCGGACACTCGACGCAGAACCGGCGGGCCTACCTGGCGGCCGTGGAGGAGCGGGCCCGGCGGGCCGAGAAGACCCGGGACAGCGAGGCGCGCCGGAGAGTGGCCGAGGAACGGGTGCGCATCGCCCGGGAACTGCACGACCTCGTGGCCCATCAGATCACCCTGGCCAACGCGCAGGCCTCGGTCGCCGCCCATCTCTTCGACACCCGCCCGGAGCAGACCCGCAAGAGCCTGAAGGAGCTCGTCGAGACCACCGGCGACGCGCTCGACGAACTGCGGGCCACGGTCGGTCTGCTGCGTCAGTCCGGGGACGCGGCCGCGCCCGACGAACCGGCGCCCGGGCTGTCCCGGCTTCCCACGCTCCTCGAGTCCTTCCGCCGCGCGGGTCTGGAGGTTTCGGTGCACCAGGAGGGCACGGCCAGGCCGCTGCCGCCGGGGGTGGACCTCACCGCCTACCGCATCGTCCAGGAGGCCCTGACCAACGTGACCAAGCACGCCGGTACCGGTAGCGCCCGGGTGCGCCTGGTCTGGAACCGCGATCGCGTGACCATCACCGTCGCCGACGACGGAGGGGGCGCCCGTACGGCGCCGACCGCGGCCACGGGGCCCAGTGCGGTCACGGGACCGCGTACGGCCACGGGGCGGAGTACGGCCACGGGGCGGAGTACGGCCACGGGACCGCGTACGGCCACGGGGCCGGACCGTCCGCCCGGTTACGGTCTGATCGGGATGCGGGAACGTGCCACCGCGGTCGGGGGACACCTCTCCGCGGGCAGGCGCCCGGAGGGTGGCTTCCTCGTCTCCACCCAGCTGCCCCTCCCGCCCGCCAAGGACACGGTGCGGCGGACCGACGGAGCAACGCCCCTCGAGGACCGGATGGCTGACGGGGCGACAGACGGCGGTCGGACGGGCGGCGGAGAGGCCGGGGATGCGCCATGA
- a CDS encoding response regulator transcription factor — translation MTLRVLLADDQALLRGAFRLLLDSADDITVVGEAADGREAVRLTRELRPDVVIMDIRMPEVDGLTATSEICADPELRASRILILTTYETDEYVAQALRAGAGGFIGKGIGAEDLLDAVRTIAGGDTLLSPAATRSLVARFLATPDHTPRHRPEQLAVLTPREREMVALVATGLSNQEIAERMFLSPFTVRAHVQRAMTKLEARDRAQLVVIAYQTGLVRAAPEGGTDRLS, via the coding sequence ATGACGCTGCGGGTGCTGCTCGCCGACGATCAGGCCCTGCTCCGCGGTGCCTTCCGGTTGCTTCTCGACAGTGCCGACGACATCACCGTGGTCGGCGAGGCCGCCGACGGCAGGGAGGCGGTGAGACTCACCCGGGAGCTGCGCCCGGACGTGGTGATCATGGACATCCGGATGCCCGAGGTGGACGGTCTCACCGCCACGTCGGAGATCTGCGCGGACCCGGAACTGCGGGCCAGCCGCATCCTGATCCTCACCACGTACGAGACCGACGAGTACGTCGCCCAGGCGCTGCGCGCGGGGGCCGGAGGCTTCATCGGCAAGGGCATCGGGGCGGAGGACCTGCTGGACGCCGTGCGTACGATCGCCGGCGGCGACACTCTTCTGTCCCCCGCCGCCACCCGCTCCCTGGTCGCCCGTTTCCTGGCCACACCGGACCACACCCCGCGGCACCGCCCCGAACAGCTCGCCGTGCTCACCCCGCGTGAACGCGAGATGGTCGCCCTGGTCGCGACCGGCCTGTCCAACCAGGAGATCGCCGAGCGGATGTTCCTCAGCCCCTTCACCGTCCGCGCCCATGTGCAGCGCGCCATGACGAAGCTGGAGGCCCGCGACCGGGCGCAACTCGTCGTCATCGCCTACCAGACGGGCCTGGTCCGCGCCGCCCCCGAGGGCGGCACGGACCGCCTGTCGTAG
- a CDS encoding FAD-dependent monooxygenase encodes MTPTGEVLISGASISGPALAYWLHRSGFAVTVVEKAGALRDGGYPIDIRGTATEVVRRMGILPRLRDAHVDSRRCTFLDADGSEVASLSPSAVAGGVEGQDLEVRRGDLATALYGSVRDDVEFLFDDSIDTLDQSGHGVDVTFHSGRRRTFDLVVGADGMHSQTRESVFGPEERFHRYLGYCFAIFTMPNTFGLSREVMMWNTPGRAAALYAVGDDDELHAFLTFHQPEPPIDALRNPEAQRDLVAAVFAGAGWEVPGMVGAMRDADDLFFDTAGQIRMPHWSSGRVALVGDAAYAPSFLTGQGSSLALVGAYVLANALATNRDHTAAFAAYERDVREFVAMNQALVDNGGARLFPTTARALEQRNTMLRGLVTLPSATPRPAHSALTLPEFAPMP; translated from the coding sequence ATGACACCTACCGGCGAAGTTCTGATCTCCGGGGCCAGTATCTCCGGACCCGCGCTGGCGTACTGGCTGCACCGGTCCGGATTCGCGGTCACGGTGGTGGAGAAGGCAGGCGCGCTGCGCGACGGTGGTTACCCCATCGACATCCGCGGTACCGCGACAGAGGTGGTCCGGCGGATGGGGATACTGCCGCGGCTGCGGGACGCGCACGTCGACTCGCGTCGCTGCACCTTCCTCGACGCCGATGGCAGCGAAGTGGCCTCGCTCAGCCCGTCGGCCGTCGCAGGCGGTGTCGAGGGACAGGACCTGGAGGTGCGTCGTGGCGATCTGGCCACGGCCCTGTACGGAAGCGTCCGCGACGACGTGGAGTTCCTGTTCGACGACTCCATCGACACCCTCGACCAGTCCGGACACGGGGTCGACGTCACGTTCCACAGTGGGCGACGGCGCACGTTCGACCTGGTGGTCGGCGCCGACGGCATGCACTCACAGACCCGGGAGTCCGTGTTCGGCCCCGAAGAGCGGTTCCACCGCTACCTCGGCTACTGCTTCGCCATCTTCACCATGCCGAACACCTTCGGGCTCTCCCGTGAGGTCATGATGTGGAACACCCCGGGGAGAGCCGCGGCCCTCTACGCCGTCGGGGACGACGACGAGCTGCACGCCTTCCTGACCTTCCACCAACCGGAACCGCCGATCGACGCCCTCCGGAACCCCGAGGCCCAGCGGGACCTGGTCGCCGCGGTCTTCGCGGGCGCGGGATGGGAGGTCCCCGGCATGGTCGGCGCCATGCGCGACGCGGATGACCTGTTCTTCGACACGGCCGGCCAGATCCGCATGCCCCACTGGTCCAGCGGCCGCGTGGCGCTCGTCGGCGACGCCGCGTACGCACCCTCGTTCCTCACCGGACAAGGCTCGAGCCTCGCGCTGGTCGGTGCCTATGTGCTCGCCAACGCCCTGGCCACCAACCGGGACCACACCGCGGCCTTCGCCGCCTACGAACGCGACGTCCGTGAGTTCGTCGCCATGAACCAGGCACTGGTCGACAACGGTGGGGCCAGGCTCTTCCCCACCACGGCGCGGGCCCTGGAGCAACGCAACACCATGCTGCGTGGCCTCGTCACCTTGCCCTCCGCGACGCCACGACCGGCCCACTCGGCCCTTACGCTGCCCGAGTTCGCCCCGATGCCGTGA